GGGGCGAACGATGTCCCATAACGTCCTGAAGAAGAAGCGGGGGCTCGGTTGAGCGTCCGCCTTCGCCGTACTCAATTCTTTTGAACTCAAGCCCCCCATTCCATGCCCGCATTCATCATGAACAAACCCCCCGGCTGCATCACCGCCCGGGTGGATTTTGAGGACCGCCCGACGGTCTACGACCACGTGCCGAAGCATTTTGAGCCGCTTCCCCATGTGGGCCGCCTCGACTTCAACACCGAAGGGCTCTTGCTCTTCACCGACGACGGCAAACTCGCCCAGGCCCTGCTCAACAAAGACTACGCCGGCCCGACGTCGATGGAGGAGACGAGCGCGGAGCTCGCGCCCATCGAGAAGGTCTATCACGTCAAGGTCAAGGCGAAGCTCGGGCCCGATGACCCGGTGCTCATCGCCCTGCAGGAGCCTCTGGAGTACGAGCCCGGCAAGTTCACCGCGCCGGCGCGGACCGAGTGGGTGGCGGAGCGCTCCAGCTGCACGTGGATCAGCATCACCATCACCGAGGGGCGCCACCGTCAGGTGCGAAAGCTCTGTGAGCGCAGCGGCCTGCAGATCCGCAAGCTGCGCCGTGTGCGTCTGGGACCGCTGGAGCTTGGCGAGCTGAAGCTGCGCTGGTGTCGGCATCTGAGCGACGAAGAACTCACCGAACTCTATGTGGCGGCCTTTGGCCATGACCCGCGACCCTGGCCCGAGGCGTAAGGGG
This genomic stretch from Lujinxingia sediminis harbors:
- a CDS encoding pseudouridine synthase; translation: MNKPPGCITARVDFEDRPTVYDHVPKHFEPLPHVGRLDFNTEGLLLFTDDGKLAQALLNKDYAGPTSMEETSAELAPIEKVYHVKVKAKLGPDDPVLIALQEPLEYEPGKFTAPARTEWVAERSSCTWISITITEGRHRQVRKLCERSGLQIRKLRRVRLGPLELGELKLRWCRHLSDEELTELYVAAFGHDPRPWPEA